The stretch of DNA CACCTGGGGTGTTGATGAAGATGCCGATGCGGTAGACCGCCAGCAGGGCGAGCGTGTAAGCCAGCCGGCTGCGCAGCTCCGCGATACGGAAGACGTTGGCGAAGGCATTCAGAGCCACGGGGTAGCCATCCTCTTCGTGAGGGTTCTGCCAGGACGACAAAACGCCCCTGTTCCACGGACGGGAAAGGGGCGCAGAAGCCTACACAAGTGAAATGGCGCGCACCACCCACAAGTGATGCGCGCCGGACATGCTCAGGCCTGGGGCTGCCGGGGAGCCTTGACGCCCTTGCCCGCGTGGGCCTTGGCCGCCGACTCCGGCTTGTGCGCCATGAGCGGGAGGACGTCCACCGCCCCACCCGCCTTCTCGACCGCCGACTTGGCGGCCTCGGAGGCCTTGTGGACCCGGACGGTGACCTTCTTGGTCAGCTCGCCCTGGGCCAGCAGCTTCACGCCGTCGTAGCGGCCCTTCACCAGCCCCGCCTTCTTCAGGCCAGCCTCGTCCACCGTGGCGCCCGCGTCGAAGTGGGCCTCCACGTCGGCGAGGTTCACCACCGCGTACACCGTGCGGTTGGGGGAGTTGAAGCCGAACTTCGGCAGGCGGCGCTGGAGCGGGCTCTGACCGCCCTCGAAGCCCTCGAACCGCATGTTGCCGGTACGAGCCTTCTGACCCTTGCCACCACGACCGGCCGTCTTGCCCAGGCCGGAACCCTGGCCGCGGCCCACCCGCTTCTTGCGGTGCCACGAGCGCGAGGGACGCTTCAAACCATGCAGAGTGCTCATTGTCTCGGGTCCTCTCGTCTCAGGCCTTGCCCTGCTT from Myxococcus stipitatus encodes:
- the rplO gene encoding 50S ribosomal protein L15, which codes for MSTLHGLKRPSRSWHRKKRVGRGQGSGLGKTAGRGGKGQKARTGNMRFEGFEGGQSPLQRRLPKFGFNSPNRTVYAVVNLADVEAHFDAGATVDEAGLKKAGLVKGRYDGVKLLAQGELTKKVTVRVHKASEAAKSAVEKAGGAVDVLPLMAHKPESAAKAHAGKGVKAPRQPQA